One genomic window of Pseudoxanthomonas sp. includes the following:
- the flgK gene encoding flagellar hook-associated protein FlgK, giving the protein MPNLFSTGTSALLGYQRSLATISNNVANANTPGYSRQVTDLSTLSTDGVQVQGVKRTTDSLATARVLDSNGELNRLDRLSTLSGNMDGLLSDKTTNLSGVWSGFFDALSGLGSDPSSNVSRQAVLQSAGTLANRFNQLDASLDSMSDDVDSTLSDSVKQVNDLTSQIAKLNRQISQTDSPALEALDKRDALIEKLVSFTGGTTASQDDGSINVYSGRGQALVVGTTAMALTTVKDPYHSDRLNLALVAQGQTIPLGNGALGGSLGGTLEFRSNVLDPAVNALGRMAVAVADSVNQAQAAGVDIYGQRGVDMFTVSPPTVSPHADNLGSATLQASVAQVAQLDGTDLVLGFDGTNWSASRADTGVALPLAGSGTAADPLVINGVSVTVSGTATAGDRFMIKPTGGSAGTLGVAFSDPGMIAAARAVQGKADLDNVGNATVANLSVVDPGNASLQNSAEVQFLDAGQYTVDGGGPYSYAPGDTISANGWSFTLDGAPAAGDSFSISATAPGSSDNGNVLRMAVLDDSKPLDGGNLSLNAALSSFTTTVASAASQARNAHESEQTINNQALAARDSISGVNLDQEAADLIKYQQAYQAAAKIIASADNIFQTLLQAV; this is encoded by the coding sequence ATGCCCAACCTGTTCTCAACCGGCACCAGTGCCCTGCTCGGCTACCAGCGCTCGCTGGCCACGATCAGCAACAACGTCGCCAACGCCAATACGCCGGGATACAGCCGTCAGGTCACCGACCTGTCCACGCTGAGCACCGATGGGGTACAGGTCCAGGGCGTGAAGCGGACGACCGATTCGCTGGCCACCGCGCGGGTGCTGGACAGCAATGGAGAACTCAACCGGCTGGACCGGCTGTCCACCCTCAGTGGCAACATGGATGGCCTGCTCTCGGACAAAACCACCAACTTGAGCGGGGTCTGGTCGGGATTCTTCGATGCGCTCAGCGGCCTGGGTAGCGATCCCTCCTCCAACGTCTCGCGCCAGGCCGTGCTGCAGAGTGCTGGCACCCTGGCCAACCGGTTCAACCAGCTCGATGCCAGCCTGGACTCGATGTCCGACGACGTGGATTCGACCCTGAGTGACAGCGTGAAACAGGTCAACGACCTGACCAGCCAGATCGCCAAGCTCAACCGGCAGATCTCGCAGACCGACAGTCCGGCGCTGGAAGCCCTGGACAAACGGGATGCCTTGATCGAGAAGCTGGTGTCCTTCACCGGCGGCACGACCGCAAGCCAGGACGACGGTTCCATCAACGTGTACAGCGGCCGCGGCCAGGCGCTGGTGGTCGGGACCACGGCGATGGCCTTGACCACCGTCAAGGACCCGTACCATTCCGATCGTCTGAACCTGGCGCTGGTCGCGCAAGGCCAGACCATCCCGCTTGGCAACGGCGCACTGGGTGGCTCGCTGGGCGGAACGCTGGAATTCCGCAGCAACGTGCTGGACCCGGCCGTCAACGCCCTGGGGCGCATGGCGGTGGCCGTGGCCGACAGCGTCAACCAGGCCCAGGCGGCTGGCGTGGACATTTATGGCCAGCGCGGCGTGGACATGTTCACTGTGAGCCCCCCCACGGTCAGCCCCCATGCCGACAATCTCGGCAGCGCGACCTTGCAAGCGAGCGTGGCTCAGGTTGCCCAGCTGGATGGCACCGACCTGGTCCTGGGTTTCGACGGGACCAATTGGTCGGCCTCGCGCGCCGATACCGGGGTGGCCCTGCCGCTGGCCGGCAGCGGTACCGCTGCCGACCCGTTGGTGATCAACGGCGTGTCGGTCACCGTCTCGGGCACCGCGACAGCCGGTGACCGTTTCATGATCAAGCCGACCGGCGGAAGCGCCGGAACGCTGGGCGTGGCGTTCAGTGACCCCGGGATGATCGCCGCGGCGCGCGCTGTTCAGGGCAAGGCCGACCTGGACAATGTCGGCAATGCCACGGTGGCCAACCTCAGTGTCGTCGACCCGGGTAACGCCAGCCTGCAGAACAGCGCCGAGGTCCAGTTCCTGGATGCGGGGCAGTACACCGTCGATGGCGGCGGGCCCTACAGCTACGCGCCCGGAGACACGATCTCGGCCAACGGCTGGAGCTTCACCCTGGATGGGGCGCCGGCGGCCGGCGACAGCTTCAGCATCAGCGCCACCGCCCCCGGCTCCAGCGACAACGGCAATGTGCTGCGGATGGCGGTACTGGACGATTCCAAGCCGCTGGATGGTGGCAACTTGAGCCTCAATGCCGCCTTGTCCAGCTTCACCACCACGGTGGCTTCGGCTGCGTCCCAGGCCAGGAACGCGCATGAATCCGAGCAGACCATCAACAACCAGGCCCTGGCCGCGCGCGACTCGATCTCGGGCGTGAATCTGGACCAGGAGGCCGCCGACCTGATCAAGTACCAGCAGGCCTACCAGGCCGCTGCAAAAATCATCGCCAGCGCCGATAACATCTTCCAGACCTTGCTACAGGCCGTCTGA
- the flgJ gene encoding flagellar assembly peptidoglycan hydrolase FlgJ translates to MPLGTTSGLPPQKSRIDDVSRKLESQFTQMLVKCMREASFGDSLFPQENQVYHDLYDRQLSDLLSQGKGLGLASQISRQLGAEQAASDATGTPVMLTPVRDSSRSGDAGAQANATDPSACDEVGRIAASDPSKFPAGTPEHFVAKIWPHARRAAQELGVDPRALVAQAALETGWGRRGIRDDRGNSANNLFGIKASGWQGSRVNTATHEYVDGQRRSERADFRAYDSAAESFADYVRLLKSNPRYQHALQAGSDVKRFASELQRAGYATDPGYARKIHAIANGPTLERALAVDTPRDLLASR, encoded by the coding sequence ATGCCGCTGGGTACGACGTCCGGGCTTCCGCCGCAGAAAAGCCGCATCGACGATGTTTCCCGGAAGCTGGAGAGCCAGTTCACCCAGATGCTGGTCAAGTGCATGCGCGAAGCCAGCTTCGGTGACTCGCTGTTTCCGCAGGAGAACCAGGTCTACCACGATTTGTACGATCGCCAGCTCTCCGACCTGCTGAGCCAGGGCAAGGGCCTGGGGCTGGCCTCGCAGATCTCGCGCCAGCTGGGGGCCGAGCAGGCCGCATCGGACGCCACGGGGACACCTGTCATGCTCACCCCGGTCCGTGACAGCAGCCGGTCCGGTGATGCGGGCGCGCAGGCCAATGCCACTGACCCATCTGCGTGCGACGAGGTCGGTCGGATCGCCGCATCCGACCCGTCCAAATTTCCCGCCGGCACGCCCGAACACTTCGTGGCCAAGATCTGGCCGCACGCACGCCGGGCCGCGCAGGAGCTGGGCGTGGATCCACGCGCCCTGGTCGCACAGGCCGCGCTGGAAACCGGCTGGGGCCGTCGCGGCATCCGCGATGACCGGGGCAACAGCGCCAACAATCTGTTCGGGATCAAGGCCAGCGGCTGGCAAGGCTCCCGGGTCAACACTGCGACCCACGAATACGTGGACGGCCAGCGACGCAGCGAACGTGCCGATTTCCGTGCCTACGATTCGGCTGCCGAAAGCTTTGCCGACTACGTGCGCCTGCTCAAGAGCAACCCGCGCTACCAGCACGCGCTCCAGGCTGGTAGCGACGTCAAGCGCTTTGCCAGCGAACTGCAGCGGGCTGGCTACGCCACCGACCCAGGCTATGCGCGCAAGATCCACGCCATCGCCAACGGTCCCACCCTCGAACGTGCACTGGCGGTCGACACGCCACGTGACCTGCTGGCCAGCAGGTAA
- a CDS encoding flagellar basal body P-ring protein FlgI: protein MAARWWPLPFLVLALALLPGPALAERIKDIADIGGVRGNPLIGYGLVVGLDGTGDRTSQTPFTVQSLRNMLNELGVNLPSGVNPQLKNVAAVAIHAELPPFAKPGQPIDITVSSIGNSVSLRGGSLLMAPLKGIDGQIYAIAQGSLVVGGFGAEGKDGSRISVNVPSVGRIPNGATVERALPDIFGGSNVLTINLHQPDFTTASRMVAVLNETFGPDSAAAIDGGTISMQAPSGAGQRVNFLAQVENLELTPGESAARIVVNSRTGTVVIGSAVRVMPAAVSHGSLTVTVSESTVVSQPDAFSAGNTVATPQSQVSATAQGGHMFKFQGGVSLEQIVKAVNDIGAAPGDLIAILEALKQVGALQADLEVI from the coding sequence ATGGCAGCCAGATGGTGGCCGCTTCCCTTTCTGGTGCTGGCCTTGGCCTTGTTGCCTGGCCCGGCCTTGGCAGAACGCATCAAGGACATCGCCGACATCGGCGGCGTGCGTGGAAATCCGTTGATCGGCTATGGCCTGGTGGTTGGCCTGGATGGCACGGGTGACCGGACCAGCCAGACCCCGTTCACTGTCCAGAGCTTGCGCAACATGCTCAACGAGCTGGGCGTGAACCTGCCTTCGGGCGTCAATCCGCAATTGAAGAACGTCGCAGCGGTGGCGATCCACGCCGAGTTGCCGCCTTTCGCCAAGCCCGGCCAGCCGATCGACATCACCGTCTCCTCGATCGGCAATTCGGTTTCGCTGCGCGGTGGCTCACTGTTGATGGCGCCATTGAAGGGCATCGACGGCCAGATCTACGCGATCGCCCAGGGCAGCCTGGTGGTCGGCGGCTTCGGCGCCGAAGGCAAGGATGGCTCGCGCATTTCGGTCAACGTGCCAAGCGTCGGCCGCATTCCCAATGGCGCCACGGTGGAACGCGCCCTGCCCGACATCTTCGGCGGCAGCAACGTGTTGACCATCAATCTGCATCAGCCTGACTTCACCACGGCCTCGCGCATGGTGGCGGTGTTGAACGAAACCTTCGGTCCCGACAGCGCCGCCGCCATCGACGGCGGCACCATCAGCATGCAGGCGCCCAGTGGCGCTGGACAGCGCGTCAACTTCCTGGCCCAGGTCGAGAACCTGGAACTCACTCCCGGCGAGAGCGCGGCCCGCATCGTGGTCAATTCGCGCACCGGCACGGTGGTGATCGGTTCGGCGGTCAGGGTCATGCCGGCCGCGGTCAGCCATGGCTCGTTGACGGTCACCGTGTCCGAGTCCACCGTGGTCAGCCAGCCAGATGCCTTCTCTGCCGGCAACACCGTCGCGACGCCGCAATCGCAGGTGTCGGCGACCGCCCAGGGTGGCCATATGTTCAAGTTCCAGGGCGGGGTCTCCCTGGAGCAGATCGTCAAGGCAGTCAACGATATCGGTGCCGCGCCGGGCGACCTGATCGCGATCCTCGAAGCGCTCAAGCAGGTCGGTGCGCTGCAGGCGGACCTGGAGGTGATCTGA
- the flgH gene encoding flagellar basal body L-ring protein FlgH → MKRFVLPVAALSLPILLGGCLSIPLVSLGLNKLNERKERKEQEQVEQTAIVYAPMAGSIYRQDGVGQLNIYGDRRARNVGDLLTIVLEETTSAKTDAATTTSKNSTMDMAAPTIAGKGVTLRGRNLLENQVDASRDFDGSGKSSQSNTLSGNLTVTVIRRLGNGNLVIRGEKNLSLNQGNEYIRVEGVVRDADISNENKVSSSLIADARITYRGRGPLAQSNTPGPLAKFFQSSAYPY, encoded by the coding sequence ATGAAACGATTCGTACTCCCCGTTGCCGCACTGTCGCTGCCCATCCTGCTGGGCGGCTGCCTCAGCATTCCGCTGGTTTCGCTTGGCCTCAACAAACTCAACGAAAGAAAGGAACGCAAGGAACAGGAGCAGGTGGAGCAGACGGCCATTGTCTATGCGCCGATGGCCGGCTCGATCTATCGCCAGGACGGTGTTGGCCAACTCAACATCTACGGCGACCGGCGGGCGCGCAACGTTGGCGACCTGCTGACCATCGTCCTGGAAGAAACCACCTCGGCCAAGACCGATGCGGCGACCACCACAAGCAAGAACAGCACCATGGACATGGCCGCACCCACCATCGCAGGCAAGGGGGTCACGCTCAGGGGGCGCAACCTGCTGGAGAACCAGGTCGATGCCAGCCGGGATTTTGACGGCAGCGGCAAGAGCAGCCAGAGCAATACCCTCAGCGGGAATCTCACCGTGACGGTTATCCGTCGCCTGGGCAACGGCAATCTGGTCATCCGTGGCGAGAAGAACCTGAGCCTGAACCAGGGCAACGAATACATCCGTGTTGAAGGCGTGGTCCGCGATGCCGATATCTCCAACGAAAACAAGGTGTCCTCGAGCCTGATCGCCGACGCCCGCATCACCTATCGCGGCCGTGGCCCCCTGGCCCAGTCCAACACTCCCGGTCCATTGGCGAAGTTCTTCCAGTCATCCGCCTATCCTTATTGA
- the flgG gene encoding flagellar basal-body rod protein FlgG, whose translation MNQALWVAKTGLDAQQTRMSVVSNNLANANTTGFKSDRANFEDLLYHQVRQPGGASSQSSALPTGLQLGTGVRVVATAKNFEQGSQQQTGNALDVMVNGRGFFEVQMPDGTSAYTRDGSFHVNADGALVTNSGYPVQPGIQIPEGAQSITIGADGTVTAQVAGSATGTEVGTLSLTDFINPPGLQAMGQNLYQETSASGPAQAGTAGLDGLGSIVQGALEGSNVNTVEQLVSMIETQRAYEMNAKAISTTDSMLGYLNNNV comes from the coding sequence ATGAATCAGGCTTTGTGGGTCGCCAAGACCGGACTGGACGCGCAGCAGACACGGATGTCGGTGGTCTCCAACAACCTGGCCAACGCCAACACCACGGGTTTCAAGAGCGACCGCGCCAACTTCGAAGACCTGCTCTACCACCAGGTCAGGCAACCGGGCGGGGCCAGTTCCCAGTCCAGCGCCCTGCCCACTGGCTTGCAGCTCGGTACCGGCGTGCGCGTGGTGGCCACCGCCAAGAATTTCGAACAGGGCAGCCAGCAGCAGACCGGCAACGCGCTGGACGTGATGGTCAACGGCCGCGGCTTCTTCGAGGTACAGATGCCTGATGGCACCTCGGCCTATACCCGCGACGGCAGCTTCCACGTCAATGCCGACGGCGCGCTGGTGACCAACAGCGGTTACCCGGTGCAGCCCGGCATCCAGATCCCGGAAGGCGCGCAGAGCATCACCATCGGCGCCGACGGCACCGTCACCGCCCAGGTCGCAGGCAGTGCGACCGGGACCGAGGTCGGGACACTGAGCCTGACCGACTTCATCAACCCTCCCGGTCTGCAGGCGATGGGCCAGAACCTCTATCAGGAAACCTCCGCTTCCGGCCCGGCCCAGGCAGGCACCGCCGGGCTGGATGGACTGGGCAGCATCGTCCAGGGCGCGCTGGAAGGCTCGAACGTCAACACCGTCGAGCAGCTGGTCAGCATGATCGAAACCCAGCGCGCTTACGAGATGAACGCCAAGGCGATTTCCACGACCGACTCCATGCTCGGCTACCTCAACAACAACGTTTGA
- a CDS encoding flagellar basal body rod protein FlgF, translating into MDKAAYVAMTGASASLQAQTSVSHNLANADTPGFKEALANTQAYRIPGNGYPSRVDSVLGDTGFNNRPGSQQVTGNPLDVSLSQDHWLAVQAADGGEGYTRAGNLLLTPNGQLLSAGRPVLDDNGVPMVVPPHESMQIGDDGTISIVPQGQGPETMATIGRLRTVAAGQKQLTRGLDGLMRNASPQTPLPRAQGSVLTTGVMEGSNVDTADALVQMIQLQRQFEMQVKVIKASDDNAQSANTLLRLGS; encoded by the coding sequence ATGGACAAGGCCGCCTATGTCGCGATGACCGGAGCCAGCGCCAGCCTGCAGGCGCAGACGTCGGTGTCGCACAATCTCGCCAATGCCGACACCCCGGGATTCAAGGAGGCGCTGGCCAATACCCAGGCCTACCGGATTCCTGGCAACGGCTATCCGTCGCGGGTGGATTCGGTGCTGGGCGACACTGGCTTCAACAACCGTCCCGGCTCGCAACAGGTCACTGGGAATCCGCTGGATGTGTCGCTGTCCCAGGACCACTGGCTTGCAGTTCAGGCCGCCGATGGCGGAGAAGGCTATACCCGCGCAGGCAATCTGTTGCTGACGCCCAATGGCCAGCTGCTCAGTGCGGGGCGGCCTGTGCTGGATGACAACGGCGTGCCGATGGTGGTGCCACCGCACGAATCAATGCAGATCGGCGACGACGGCACGATCTCCATCGTCCCGCAGGGACAGGGTCCGGAAACGATGGCCACGATCGGCCGCCTGCGCACGGTCGCGGCCGGACAGAAGCAGCTGACCCGTGGCCTGGATGGACTGATGCGCAATGCGAGCCCGCAAACACCGCTGCCCCGCGCGCAGGGCAGCGTGTTGACCACTGGCGTCATGGAAGGCAGCAACGTCGATACCGCCGACGCGCTGGTGCAGATGATCCAGCTGCAGCGTCAGTTTGAAATGCAGGTGAAAGTGATTAAGGCCAGTGATGACAATGCCCAGTCGGCCAACACCCTGCTGCGTCTGGGCAGTTGA
- the flgE gene encoding flagellar hook protein FlgE, which translates to MGFNTSLSGLRASNADLNVTSNNIANTGTTGFKESRAEFADIFMGGTYGVANNAVGSGARTADVAQQFKQGNIDNTGNTLDVAISGNGFFNVSNNGNALYTRSGNFQMDADGNVVTPDGYNLQVFAPNEDGATVSTASMTNLKLSTTDSSPNPTSSVSANVTLPANASAPAVATFDPANANSYNYSTSVTVYDSLGVSHVMTMYYVKTANANEWQQYTAIDGTSVSATPTTLTYSDSGKLLSPANGTISLDGYTPASGAGSLSISMQVGDSSQYGEAFAVNDLSQDGYAAGSLSKFEIAADGMVYASYNNGNKKLLGQIALTNFNNKQGLQPQGNNCWAATTSAGTPRTGAPGSSDFGSTQSGALEASTVDLTEQLVNMIVAQRNFQANAKMITTQDEITQTVINISR; encoded by the coding sequence ATGGGCTTCAACACTTCACTGTCCGGCTTGCGTGCCAGTAATGCCGATCTCAACGTGACCTCCAACAACATCGCCAACACCGGGACCACCGGCTTCAAGGAATCGCGCGCGGAATTCGCCGACATCTTCATGGGCGGCACCTATGGCGTGGCCAACAACGCGGTCGGCAGCGGCGCGCGGACTGCGGACGTGGCCCAGCAGTTCAAGCAGGGCAACATCGACAACACCGGGAACACCCTGGACGTGGCGATCTCCGGCAACGGGTTCTTCAACGTTTCCAACAACGGCAACGCGCTGTATACCCGCTCGGGCAACTTCCAGATGGACGCCGACGGCAATGTGGTGACCCCCGATGGCTACAACCTGCAGGTATTCGCTCCCAACGAAGATGGCGCCACGGTCAGCACCGCAAGCATGACCAACCTGAAGTTGAGCACGACCGACAGTTCGCCCAATCCCACCAGTTCGGTCAGCGCCAACGTCACCCTGCCCGCCAATGCCAGCGCACCGGCGGTCGCGACCTTCGACCCGGCCAACGCCAACAGCTACAACTACTCCACGTCGGTCACCGTCTACGACTCACTGGGCGTCTCGCACGTGATGACGATGTATTACGTCAAGACCGCCAACGCCAACGAGTGGCAGCAGTACACGGCGATCGACGGCACCTCGGTCAGCGCCACGCCGACGACCCTGACGTATTCGGACAGCGGCAAGTTGCTGAGCCCGGCCAACGGCACGATCAGTCTGGATGGCTACACCCCCGCCAGTGGTGCCGGAAGCCTGAGCATCAGCATGCAGGTAGGCGACTCTTCCCAGTATGGCGAAGCCTTTGCAGTCAACGACCTGAGCCAGGACGGTTATGCGGCCGGCAGCCTGTCCAAGTTCGAGATCGCGGCCGATGGCATGGTCTATGCCAGCTACAACAACGGCAACAAGAAGCTGCTGGGTCAGATCGCACTGACCAACTTCAACAACAAGCAGGGTTTGCAGCCGCAGGGCAACAACTGCTGGGCGGCGACCACCTCGGCGGGCACGCCACGCACCGGCGCCCCGGGCAGCTCGGATTTTGGCAGCACCCAGTCCGGCGCGCTGGAAGCCTCCACGGTGGATCTGACCGAGCAGCTGGTCAACATGATCGTGGCCCAGCGCAACTTCCAGGCCAACGCCAAGATGATCACCACCCAGGACGAGATCACCCAGACCGTGATCAACATCTCCCGCTGA
- a CDS encoding flagellar hook capping FlgD N-terminal domain-containing protein → MNAISTDALSSLGLTATSRKSVAERQQADENTQKDKLGQADFLMMMTQQLKNQDPLNPMDNGAFLAQLAQISTVQGLSDLNKKADQFLGVNGSDQALRGAALIGRQVEVPGSGLSLPADGEANASLKVDGPGAVNVVVKDGNGVPVRSFVLDAGPAGARQVAWDGKDDAGHRQPAGNYRLTATQTGSDGRPIPLDTQTQATVESVSLGKDGVTLNLAGGQSIPLAQVQRIS, encoded by the coding sequence ATGAACGCGATCTCCACCGATGCCCTCTCCAGCCTGGGCTTGACTGCAACCAGCAGGAAGAGCGTGGCCGAACGGCAGCAGGCCGATGAAAACACGCAGAAGGACAAGCTCGGCCAGGCCGACTTCCTGATGATGATGACCCAGCAGTTGAAGAACCAGGATCCGTTGAACCCGATGGACAACGGCGCCTTCCTGGCCCAGCTGGCGCAGATTTCGACCGTGCAGGGCCTGAGTGACTTGAACAAGAAGGCCGACCAGTTCCTCGGCGTCAACGGTTCGGACCAGGCGCTGCGTGGCGCGGCCTTGATCGGCCGGCAGGTGGAGGTCCCGGGATCAGGCCTGTCACTTCCCGCGGACGGCGAAGCCAATGCCTCGCTCAAGGTCGACGGACCGGGCGCGGTGAATGTCGTGGTCAAGGATGGCAACGGCGTGCCGGTCCGCAGCTTCGTCCTGGATGCCGGTCCGGCCGGGGCGCGTCAGGTCGCGTGGGACGGCAAGGACGATGCAGGTCATCGCCAGCCCGCTGGCAACTACCGTTTGACCGCCACCCAGACCGGTAGCGATGGTCGGCCGATCCCGCTGGACACCCAGACCCAGGCCACCGTCGAGAGCGTCAGCCTGGGCAAGGACGGGGTCACCCTGAATCTGGCCGGCGGACAAAGCATCCCGCTCGCCCAAGTGCAACGCATCAGCTAG
- the flgC gene encoding flagellar basal body rod protein FlgC produces the protein MSNLPIFDVAGSALQAQSVRLSTIASNLANADSVASSPDQVYRPIEPIFQAQPNREDSSLTGVRVKEISQSEAAPIKRYEPGHPLADADGYVYAPDVDPVAQMVNMISASRSYQAGVEMLNTAKDLALATLTMGR, from the coding sequence ATGAGCAACCTGCCGATCTTCGATGTCGCCGGCTCGGCCCTGCAGGCGCAATCGGTGCGACTGAGCACCATTGCCTCCAACCTGGCCAACGCCGATTCGGTGGCGTCCTCGCCCGACCAGGTCTACCGACCGATCGAACCGATCTTCCAGGCCCAGCCCAATCGCGAGGACTCCAGCCTCACCGGGGTCAGGGTCAAGGAGATCAGCCAGAGCGAAGCTGCTCCGATCAAACGCTATGAGCCCGGCCATCCGCTGGCCGACGCCGACGGCTACGTCTACGCGCCCGATGTCGATCCGGTGGCGCAGATGGTCAACATGATTTCCGCTTCGCGCAGTTACCAGGCAGGCGTTGAGATGCTCAACACCGCCAAAGATCTGGCACTGGCCACTCTGACAATGGGTCGCTGA
- the flgB gene encoding flagellar basal body rod protein FlgB produces MPNPISAYLGIQASALPLREERMKLIASNLSNADTPGYRAKDLDFKAALEAAGQQQGGLATTDPGHIAVADSGPGAFLFNRDSVQPSLDGNTVDPDTERAAYGRAALEYRASLSFLESKVKSMLTAITGQ; encoded by the coding sequence ATGCCCAACCCCATTTCGGCCTATCTCGGCATCCAGGCCAGCGCGCTGCCGTTGCGCGAGGAACGGATGAAGCTCATCGCCAGCAACCTGAGCAACGCTGACACGCCGGGTTACAGGGCCAAGGATCTGGACTTCAAGGCCGCACTTGAGGCCGCCGGCCAGCAGCAAGGAGGGCTGGCGACCACCGACCCGGGCCATATCGCGGTTGCAGACAGTGGGCCTGGGGCATTCCTGTTTAACCGTGATTCGGTCCAGCCCAGCCTGGACGGCAATACGGTCGATCCCGATACCGAACGCGCGGCCTACGGTCGTGCGGCGCTCGAATACCGCGCCTCGCTCTCGTTCCTCGAATCGAAGGTCAAGAGCATGTTGACCGCGATCACCGGCCAGTAA
- a CDS encoding chemotaxis protein, translating to MSHDLLDRIDQRTRLAGHNRLALLLFRLGGRQLFGVNVFKVQEVLRRPDLFRVPGLPSQFAGVADIRRCSVPVLDLGLAIGHPEREPGTDAIPGYVVVTEFNRSVQGFLVSGVERIVNIAVEDIHPPPELGSAATYLTAVTRFQGELIQVIDVESVMADIANVDTDIRLDPSLVLDTAGRELQVLVVDDSRVARQQIRSVLDQLGVGATLLSDGRQALDHLLQVLASGEDPASRYAMVISDIEMPTMDGYTLTTEIRRNPGLAGLYVLLHTSLSGVFNNAMVEQVGANAFVAKYSAHELAAFVLTRLKDVARAV from the coding sequence ATGTCACATGACCTGCTTGACCGCATTGATCAGCGCACGCGCCTGGCGGGGCACAACCGCCTTGCCCTGCTGCTTTTCCGGCTGGGTGGCCGCCAACTTTTTGGCGTCAACGTTTTCAAGGTCCAGGAGGTCCTGCGCCGCCCTGACCTGTTCCGGGTGCCGGGCCTGCCTTCACAGTTTGCCGGTGTGGCCGACATCCGCAGATGCTCGGTGCCGGTGCTCGACCTGGGCCTGGCGATTGGCCACCCCGAACGCGAGCCGGGTACGGACGCGATCCCGGGCTATGTGGTGGTGACCGAGTTCAACCGCTCGGTGCAGGGCTTCCTGGTCAGCGGCGTCGAACGCATCGTCAACATTGCCGTCGAGGACATCCACCCACCGCCGGAGCTCGGCTCGGCAGCCACGTACCTGACCGCGGTGACGCGCTTCCAGGGCGAGCTGATCCAGGTGATCGACGTGGAAAGCGTCATGGCGGACATCGCCAACGTCGATACCGACATCCGGCTCGATCCCTCGCTGGTGCTGGACACCGCCGGGCGCGAATTGCAGGTCCTGGTGGTGGACGATTCACGCGTGGCGCGCCAGCAGATCCGCAGCGTGCTTGACCAGCTTGGGGTGGGCGCCACGCTGCTTTCCGACGGCCGCCAGGCGCTGGACCACCTCTTGCAGGTACTGGCCTCGGGCGAGGATCCGGCCAGCCGCTATGCCATGGTGATTTCCGACATCGAAATGCCAACGATGGACGGTTACACGCTGACGACGGAAATCCGGCGCAATCCCGGCCTGGCCGGGCTGTACGTCCTGCTCCACACCTCGTTGTCGGGCGTCTTCAACAACGCGATGGTTGAACAGGTGGGCGCCAATGCCTTCGTGGCCAAATACAGTGCCCATGAGTTGGCTGCATTCGTGCTGACACGACTGAAGGACGTTGCGCGAGCCGTTTGA
- the flgA gene encoding flagellar basal body P-ring formation chaperone FlgA, with translation MRLILLVLLLIAAPAWATGQFQTVESIRAAALSTVGPDADAEATLDPGLRMPACPVALQAQPTGQSTVEVACPQASGWRLFVPVKVRRNQDVLVLNRGLAAGEIIALADITIEKRDASRIAGAVLADPGEAVGKAARRVLPAGTMLSAGVLVSQRLVRRGDMVSLVARYGGVEVRMSGRALADAGQDERVAVENSSSRKVIQGIVQASGAVLVTR, from the coding sequence ATGCGCCTGATCCTGCTTGTCCTGTTGTTGATCGCCGCCCCGGCCTGGGCAACCGGGCAATTCCAGACGGTGGAATCCATCCGTGCCGCCGCTCTGTCCACGGTCGGCCCGGACGCCGACGCCGAGGCCACGCTCGACCCCGGCTTGCGCATGCCGGCATGCCCGGTGGCCTTGCAGGCCCAGCCCACCGGCCAAAGTACGGTGGAAGTGGCCTGTCCCCAGGCATCCGGATGGCGGCTGTTCGTGCCAGTCAAGGTCCGGAGGAACCAGGACGTCCTGGTGCTGAACCGGGGCCTGGCAGCGGGAGAGATCATTGCCCTGGCCGACATCACCATCGAAAAGCGTGATGCCTCGCGTATTGCCGGTGCAGTCCTGGCTGATCCGGGCGAGGCAGTTGGCAAGGCCGCGCGCCGGGTACTGCCGGCGGGCACCATGCTGTCGGCCGGCGTGCTGGTCTCCCAGCGCCTGGTGCGACGCGGAGACATGGTGTCGCTTGTGGCCCGCTACGGTGGGGTGGAGGTCCGCATGAGTGGACGGGCGCTGGCCGACGCAGGCCAGGACGAGCGGGTCGCGGTGGAGAATTCATCCTCGCGGAAGGTGATCCAGGGCATTGTGCAGGCCAGTGGCGCGGTCCTGGTGACCCGCTGA